A stretch of the Candidatus Beckwithbacteria bacterium genome encodes the following:
- a CDS encoding DUF4870 domain-containing protein codes for MAEKTSKTITGLEPNVEAALCYVLGWVSGLLFLLLEKDNKKIRFHAMQSLVTFGFIHILYMVLVVVLVPVMFAIGPLAALLGIIMPLIGIGSFILWLVLIVKTYQGEEFVVPILGEFAKKQLK; via the coding sequence GGCTGAAAAAACTTCTAAAACTATTACTGGTCTAGAACCAAATGTCGAAGCAGCCCTGTGTTATGTTTTGGGTTGGGTTAGTGGTTTGTTGTTTTTACTTTTGGAAAAGGATAATAAAAAAATTAGATTTCATGCTATGCAGAGCCTAGTAACCTTTGGTTTTATCCATATTTTATATATGGTACTAGTGGTTGTGCTTGTGCCTGTTATGTTTGCTATTGGTCCCCTGGCGGCTCTGCTAGGGATTATTATGCCACTGATTGGGATTGGCTCTTTTATTCTCTGGTTAGTTTTAATTGTCAAAACTTATCAAGGTGAAGAATTTGTAGTGCCGATTTTAGGGGAATTTGCCAAAAAACAATTAAAATAA